In the Plectropomus leopardus isolate mb chromosome 5, YSFRI_Pleo_2.0, whole genome shotgun sequence genome, one interval contains:
- the LOC121943039 gene encoding protein KIAA0100-like isoform X2, whose translation MSLLLISFLLVLLLGIVLLCVIFRWLICTLAVRFFHTALNADLKIKSVGLFSVQGVSIQFHPQHTLEIDRIWISSKLLNQDLPRYLALCVGETRVRFDLQAPLRPLVKKSHGKKSGKISVSPTTLRFLSQLLSFHISSINVMVLNLALSESLWHMTVTGITLLLDHHSKRLAWDFSVSQLSSKVLKSSQLDICLAEVALSLLLSGDVSLPEMKPGCLSLSVRTLIAELHEGLFLSQLLLPPSPKKSIEDASECENTDFIQTETVERFHRLIPHKVNVEFDNTNVTLSMHSQKRHLNWTLKSLKVGYGRDDEQLPLKSFTPELSFPQSSLELLLEDGLLLSQSRQRILCVNALKTALQVTAVDISGSFTVNTCIIHYRHQEFSHWLNLFPWEQLIHRKAAHRKRRLPHLDAPVMITSSVSNVNVSVQLGDTTPFALGFLSASAELRHLLDSEVDTESTESQNVHRHGALSLDNFWWRVGQGSHIQQAPHPPGKHVWGEALILDSLSLQGSFRRPHLESRSQSPSLSVKSSLKGLQVELSETCALCLSRLLTLICVPPDVGSQLSDVASVSSSSEDNVQPVPSSQPQLLFTLDCCLEDVNVFTLSNLAGAVSLRMDTVGVQSSAESSMVSLQGVSLSAIKALTENMESCCPASQTPNPVLKLTKIAFSYYLTTRTFKVQCEEELTVEWTPPDHMVLYQHMSEAQACWRMLCGEKEAEGPVKPTEGEIVSDQTRGLCLSVELGCTRLTAHVSEQNYILLHTEALTVSKHNGSMQICSPSMIFNFDGNNIVTFKSLDLQTHAELTEMQQHRDTFPFLTTPHNRVWVLTCPSMAVEFPYQYNFSNTFDMAISVQKWLKTLHRSPSQATKVQRLPPDLVFKISQFSFVFLDDIFEIKLRDNYELMKDESKESAKRLQLLDKKVADLRKQHGELLPARKIEELYSSLEKKHIEIYIQRSRRLYANTPMRKSLLTWTVSDLELVVLADQCLHGPERVREQLRDIDRISPFPRDGLPLVVQWCRAVKFKLAAFLVRIRDYPRYLFEIRDWDLSGRLIGTEQDGQARAHRKEIVPLGLPWGDVTVHRNMPPLKFFYDFKSNISLYTIVWGPCWDPAWTLIGQSVDLLTKPTVDPSPPLAWWDKSRLLLHGRWVMDIEQANLHQLATEDPYNTTENLHWEWSKLNFDWNPGQFLFKGDLDVNVRTASKYDDICFLHLPNLCMTLDLQWLCHGNPHDHHAVMLCCAENIADVTSGQPHDSYRAFRSENLNLSITMDLNQHCGTEPSQPRILLYSSTLRWMQNFWATWTGVSRPICRGKLFHSLRPIRKKLGQHYKQMSYTAAFPQLQVHYWASFAQQRGIQVECNKGHVFTRGAQRLIPQAGTVMRRLISEWNVTQMVSELSQVTVHLMASTWDETADHQINAQVKKTHLLSLSSLSYQRQSNRMEEEVNQKDETNASYTHKLRLVDLRASWTTTNRNIAFGLYDGYKKASVLKRNLSTEALKGLRIDTQLHTKKLKRSPSNYSPTTAPTTPVVPTISRAEKSQNEGTSMLQKLIEETDKFVVFSEEDSGVSDQLCGIAACQTDDVYNRNWFIELVNCQMMLRGTETAGCVLVSAAKAQLLQCEHHPAWYNDTLKQKTTWTCLLDGMQYFATMEPNPSEQEDRQLWLEVKNIEEHRQRNLDSVLELMESGQAVGGMVSTTTDWNQPAQVNEAQQVQRIISRCSCRMHYISYSHDINPELATQIKPPELRNNHEKEDLLKKQAGAVDTFTLIHHDLEISTNPVQYAMILDIVNNLLLHVEPRRKEHSEKKQRVRFQLEISSNPEEQRSSILHLQEAVRQHLALIRRLEKQIYSNIRAQLEELSCDDLMEINTRLQNQLNQEKNDMQMKSEELNILIRCFKDFQLQRANKLELRKPPEDVSVVRRTEIYFAQARWCLTEEDGQLGIAELELQRFMYSKLNKSDDTAEHLLELGWFTMNNLLPNAAYKVVLRPQSNCQSGRQFALRIFSKVRPPVGGISVKEHFEVNVVPLTIQLMYQFFKRMMGFFFPGRNVEEEEVTDEEDKFRLVTTGIPVKPRQSSEDTMGAMGPSKGVAQGLNRTAGVRRSFRKPPEHPVDDIDKMKERAAMNNSFIYIKIPQVPLCVSYKGEKSSVDWKDLNLVLPCLEYHNNTWTWLDFAMAVKRDSRKALVAQMIKEKLRLKPASGSDLRGKASEGKSDNSLQQQEEDEKARLLIGLSTADKSSSKKSIFSRRK comes from the exons ATGTCTCTGTTGCTGATATCCTTCCTGCTAGTACTTCTGTTGGGGATTGTGTTattatgtgtcattttcag GTGGCTCATATGCACCCTGGCTGTGCGATTCTTCCACACTGCACTGAATGCTGATCTCAAGATCAAATCAGTCGGGCTGTTTTCTGTCCAAGGAGTTAGTATCCAGTTTCACCCCCAGCATACTCTG GAAATTGACAGAATATGGATTTCAAGTAAACTTCTAAACCAGGATTTGCC gagaTACCTGGCATTGTGTGTTGGCGAAACCAGAGTTAGGTTCGACTTGCAAGCACCGCTCAGACCTTTGGTGAAGAAGAGCCATGGGAAAAAGTCTGGGAAGATTTCAGTCAGCCCCACAACATTACGCTTTCTGTCACAA ctgctgtcgTTCCACATCAGCTCGATCAATGTGATGGTGCTGAATCTGGCACTGTCAGAGTCTTTATGGCACATGACCGTTACAGGCATCACCTTGTTACTTGACCACCACAGTAAAAG GCTGGCGTGGGACTTTTCAGTCAGTCAGCTAAGCAGTAAAGTACTAAAAAGCAGTCAATTG GATATATGTTTGGCTGAAGTGGCCCTGAGCCTGCTGCTGTCTGGAGATGTGAGCCTGCCGGAGATGAAGCCAGGTTGTCTGTCCCTGAGCGTCAGAACACTTATAGCAGAGTTGCACGAGGGACTATTTCTCAGCCAACTCCTGCTGCCCCCGTCCCCCAAAAAGAGCATTGAGGATGCATCTG aatgtgaaaacacagattttatcCAGACTGAGACTGTTGAACGGTTTCATCGGCTGATTCCCCACAAGGTCAATGTGGAATTTGATAATACAAATGTAACTCTGTCCATGCACAGCCAGAAAAG ACATCTGAACTGGACTCTCAAGTCTTTAAAAGTTGGCTATGGACGTGACGATGAGCAGCTTCCTCTTAAAAGCTTCACTCCTGAGCTGAGTTTTCCCCAGAGCTCCCTGGAGCTCCTTCTAGAGG ATGgacttctcctctcacaaaGTAGGCAAAGAATCCTTTGTGTGAACGCGCTGAAGACGGCCCTGCAG GTTACAGCAGTTGACATTTCGGGATCTTTCACGGTCAACACTTGCATCATCCACTACCGTCACCAGGAGTTCTCCCATTGGCTAAATCTATTTCCATGGGAACAGCTCATCCACAGGAAGGCAGCACATAGAAAAAG ACGCCTTCCTCACCTGGATGCTCCTGTCATGATCACCTCCTCCGTGTCCAACGTTAACGTATCTGTTCAACTGGGCGACACAACGCCTTTCGCTCTGGGCTTCCTCTCTGCCAGTGCAG AACTGCGCCATCTCCTTGACAGTGAAGTAGACACAGAGAGCACAGAGTCCCAGAATGTGCACCGGCATGGCGCACTGTCCCTGGATAATTTCTGGTGGAGAGTGGGTCAGGGGTCTCATATCCAGCAAGCACCCCACCCTCCTGGTAAACATGTGTGGGGAGAAGCGCTAATTTTAGACTCGCTCAGTCTTCAG GGGAGTTTCAGACGACCGCACTTGGAGTCAAGAAGCCAGTCTCCGAGTCTGAGCGTGAAATCCAGTTTGAAAGGGCTTCAAGTGGAGCTTTCAGAGACCTGTGCACTTTGTCTGTCCCGCCTGCTGACCCTTATTTGTGTTCCTCCTGACGTTGGGTCACAGCTGTCAGATGTGGCCTCAGTGTCTTCCTCTAGTGAGGATAATGTCCAGCCCGTCCCCTCATCACAGCCGCAGCTGCTGTTCACACTGGACTGTTGTCTGGAGGATGTCAATGTGTTCACACTGTCTAATCTGGCAG GAGCTGTGTCTTTGCGGATGGACACTGTTGGAGTCCAGAGCTCTGCAGAGAGCTCCATGGTGTCTCTTCAAGGTGTTAGCTTGTCAGCGATTAAAGCACTCACAGAGAACATGGAGTCATGTTGCCCCGCCTCCCAAACCCCAAACCCTGTGCTTAAACTCACCAAGATAGCCTTTTCCTATTACCTAACCACCCGCACCTTTAAG GTTCAATGTGAAGAGGAGCTCACTGTTGAATGGACGCCACCAGACCACATGGTCTTATATCAGCACATGAGTGAGGCTCAGGCTTGTTGGCGTATGCTTTGTGGCGAGAAAGAAGCGGAAGGTCCAGTTAAACCTACAGAGGGCGAAATAGTTTCAGACCAGACCAGAGGGCTGTGTCTCAGTGTTGAATTGGGCTGCACACGTCTGACAGCACACGTCAGTGAGCAGAACTACATCCTCCTGCACACAGAGGCCCTCACAGTCTCCAAGCACAACGGTTCCATGCAAATATGTTCCCCCTCCATGATCTTTAACTTTGATGGCAACAACATCGTCACCTTTAAAAGTCTAGATTTGCAAACACACGCAGAGCTGACGGAGATGCAACAGCACAGAGACACCTTCCCTTTCCTCACCACGCCTCACAACCGTGTCTGGGTCCTCACTTGCCCCTCTATGGCTGTCGAGTTCCCCTACCAGTACAACTTCTCAAACACCTTTGACATGGCCATCAGCGTGCAGAAGTGGCTCAAGACTCTACATCGCTCCCCAAGCCAAGCCACCAAAGTCCAGCGTCTGCCTCCTGACCTTGTGTTCAAAATCAGCCAGTTCTCGTTCGTCTTCCTTGATGACATCTTTGAAATCAAGCTGCGAGACAACTATGAGCTCATGAAGGATGAGAGTAAAGAGAGCGCTAAGCGCCTCCAACTTCTGGATAAGAAGGTAGCGGATCTGCGGAAGCAGCATGGAGAACTTCTCCCTGCCAGAAAGATTGAAGAGCTGTATAGTTCACTGGAGAAAAAGCACATTGAAATCTACATCCAGCGCTCACGCCGCCTCTACGCCAACACACCCATGAGGAAGTCTCTGCTAACCTGGACTGTGTCAGACTTGGAGCTTGTAGTTCTGGCTGATCAGTGTCTTCATGGGccagagagggtgagagagcaGCTGAGGGACATTGACAGGATCAGTCCTTTCCCAAGAGATGGACTCCCTCTGGTGGTCCAGTGGTGCCGCGCTGTCAAGTTTAAACTGGCTGCATTTTTGG TGAGAATTCGGGATTACCCTCGCTACCTGTTTGAGATTCGAGACTGGGATCTCTCAGGACGTTTGATTGGAACAGAGCAGGATGGACAGGCCAGGGCTCATCGCAAAGAGATTGTCCCACTTGGTCTGCCATGGGGAGATGTGACGGTCCACAGGAATATGCCACCACTCAAGTTCTTCTATGATTTCAAAT CGAACATCTCTCTGTACACCATTGTGTGGGGGCCATGTTGGGATCCAGCCTGGACTCTGATTGGCCAGTCCGTTGACCTGCTAACCAAACCTACAGTGgatccctctcctcctctggccTGGTGGGACAAAAGTCGTCTCCTACTGCATGGGCGCTGGGTTATGGACATTGAACAGGCCAATCTTCATCAGCTGGCTACAGAG GACCCCTACAACACTACAGAAAACCTCCATTGGGAGTGGAGTAAGCTGAATTTTGACTGGAACCCTGGccagtttctttttaaaggagATTTGGATGTAAATGTCAGGACAGCATCAAA GTATGATGACATCTGTTTCCTACACCTGCCCAACCTGTGTATGACCCTTGACCTCCAATGGCTTTGCCATGGCAACCCCCATGACCACCATGCTGTAATGCTCTGCTGTGCGGAGAACATTGCAGACGTTACCTCAGGACAACCTCATGACTCCTACAGAGCCTTTCGCTCTGAGAATCTCAACCTCTCCATCACCATGGACCTTAACCAGCACTGTGGCACCG aACCCTCACAGCCCAGAATTTTGCTGTACAGCAGCACTCTACGCTGGATGCAGAACTTTTGGGCCACATGGACGGGTGTATCTCGACCTATCTGCAGAGGCAAGCTCTTCCACAGCCTCAGGCCGATCCGCAAGAAGCTGGGTCAGCACTACAAACAGATGTCCTACACAGCTGCCTTCCCACAACTACAA GTGCATTACTGGGCTTCCTTCGCCCAGCAGAGAGGCATCCAGGTGGAGTGCAACAAAGGCCACGTCTTCACTCGAGGAGCACAGAGACTTATTCCACAGG CTGGCACTGTGATGAGAAGGCTGATCTCTGAATGGAACGTGACTCAGATGGTCAGTGAGCTATCTCAGGTGACCGTTCACCTGATGGCTTCCACCTGGGATGAGACGGCCGACCACCAGATCAACGCTCAGGTGAAGAAGACTCACCTGCTCAGCCTgtcctccctgagctaccagcGACAGAGCAACCGTATGGAGGAG GAGGTGAACCAGAAGGACGAGACTAATGCCTCTTACACTCACAAACTGCGCCTGGTGGACCTACGTGCTTCCTGGACCACCACTAACAGGAACATAGCCTTTGGGCTATACGATGGTTATAAAAAGGCGTCTGTGCTAAAGAGAAACCTCTCCACTGAGGCTTTGAAGGGTCTGAGGATcgacacacagctgcacaccaAGAAACTCAAACGCTCTCCTTCCAACTACTCTCCCACCACAGCCCCAACCACACCAGTTGTGCCCACCATCAGCCGAGCagagaaaagtcaaaatgaag GAACGTCAATGCTCCAGAAGCTGATTGAGGAAACAGACaagtttgtggtgttttcagagGAGGACTCAGGTGTCAGTGACCAGCTGTGTGGCATCGCAGCCTGTCAGACCGATGATGTCTATAACCGCAACTGGTTTATTGAGTTGGTCAACTGTCAG ATGATGCTGCGTGGAACAGAGACAGCAGGCTGTGTTTTGGTGTCTGCAGCAAAGGCTCAGCTGCTTCAGTGTGAGCACCACCCAGCCTGGTACAACGACACACTAAAGCAGAAAACCACCTGGACCTGTCTGCTGGATGGCATGCAGTACTTTGCCACCATGGAGCCCAATCCATCTGAGCAGGAGGACAGGCAGCTGTGGCTGGAG GTTAAAAACATCGAGGAGCACAGACAGCGTAACCTCGACTCAGTGCTGGAGCTGATGGAGAGTGGCCAGGCTGTGGGAGGAATGGTTAGCACCACCACAG ACTGGAACCAGCCGGCTCAGGTGAACGAGGCTCAGCAGGTTCAGCGTATCATCTCACGGTGTAGCTGCAGGATGCACTACATCAGCTACAGCCATGACATCAACCCAGAACTGGCCACACAGATCAAACCACCAGAACTGAGGAATAACCATGAGAAAGAGGACCTGCTAAAAAAACAGGCTG GGGCTGTGGACACCTTTACCCTTATTCACCACGATCTTGAGATATCCACCAACCCTGTTCAGTACGCTATGATCCTGGACATCGTCAACAACCTGTTGTTACACGTAGAGCCCAGACGCAAG GAgcacagtgaaaaaaagcagCGTGTGCGTTTCCAGCTGGAAATTTCTAGTAACCCTGAGGAGCAGCGCAGCAGCATCTTGCACCTCCAGGAGGCCGTCAGGCAGCACCTTGCCCTGATTAGACGCCTTGAGAAACAGATTTACTCCAACATCAGG GCACAACTGGAAGAACTGAGTTGCGATGACCTGATGGAGATCAACACAAGACTGCAGAATCAGCTAAACCAGGAGAAGAACGACATGCAGATGAAGAGCGAAGAGCTCAACATTCTCATCAG gtgttttaagGACTTCCAGCTGCAACGGGCAAATAAGCTGGAGCTGCGTAAACCCCCAGAGGATGTGAGTGTGGTGAGGAGAACAGAGATCTACTTTGCCCAGGCGCGCTGGTGTTTGACCGAAGAGGATGGTCAGCTTGGCATTGCTGAGTTGGAGCTGCAGAGATTTATGTACAGTAAG CTAAACAAGTCTGACGACACAGCGGAGCATCTTTTGGAGTTGGGATGGTTCACAATGAACAACCTGCTGCCCAATGCAGCATACAAG GTTGTACTTCGTCCTCAGAGTAACTGCCAGTCAGGACGCCAATTTGCTTTGCGCATCTTCAGTAAAGTGCGCCCCCCGGTGGGAGGAATCTCTGTTAAGGAACACTTCGAG GTGAACGTGGTGCCTCTCACCATCCAGCTGATGTACCAGTTCTTCAAAAGGATGATGGGATTTTTCTTCCCAGGAAGaaatgtggaggaggaggaggtcactGATGAGGAAGACAAGTTCAGATTGGTTACTACGG GTATCCCTGTCAAGCCTCGGCAGTCGTCAGAGGACACCATGGGTGCTATGGGCCCCAGCAAAGGTGTCGCCCAGGGTCTGAACCGCACTGCAGGGGTCAGGAGGTCATTCAGGAAACCTCCAGAg CATCCTGTTGATGACATTGATAAGATGAAGGAGCGAGCTGCGATGAACAACTCCTTCATCTACATCAAGATTCCCCAAGTGCCCCTCTGTGTCAGCTATAAG GGAGAAAAGAGTAGTGTGGACTGGAAGGACCTGAACCTGGTGCTGCCCTGTTTGGAGTACCATAACAACACCTGGACGTGGCTCGACTTTGCCATGGCTGTGAAAAGGGACAGCCGCAAAGCTCTTGTTGCGCAG ATGATAAAGGAGAAGCTGCGTCTGAAGCCGGCTTCGGGCTCGGACCTGCGAGGAAAGGCGTCTGAAGGGAAGTCGGACAacagcctgcagcagcaggaggaagatGAGAAGGCCCGGCTCCTCATCGGCCTCAGCACTGCGGACAAGAGCTCCAGCAAGAAAAGCATCTTCAGTCGACGCAAGTGA